A genomic stretch from Solenopsis invicta isolate M01_SB chromosome 15, UNIL_Sinv_3.0, whole genome shotgun sequence includes:
- the LOC105197140 gene encoding keratin, type I cytoskeletal 14 — protein MAYKNLLLILVLAVIYVQAASEKTEIQNADIKQIIEDGMKLVQRINKVDIEHVMEHATQQVQRMTNAPIIKNLSKAIGLRICPFAVMSGMINAGMCIARKLFSSMGSAFGTMLKMFMCMASHGLGMMTSMFGGGASGLGGLLGGLMHMFGGGTGSAEGGGLGGLEGGLGGLGNGMTIGI, from the exons ATGGCGTACAAAAATTTACTGTTAATCTTGGTACTTGCTGTAATCTATGTTCAAGCTG CATCGGAAAAGACAGAGATTCAAAATGCAGACATAAAGCAGATAATCGAAGATGGCATGAAACTAGTACAGCGGATTAACAAAGTAGACATAGAGCACGTAATGGAACACGCCACGCAACAAGTACAGCGGATGACGAATGCACCGATTATAAAAAACCTATCTAAGGCCATAGGACTGAGAATTTGTCCGTTTGCAGTGATGAGTGGAATGATCAATGCTGGCATGTGTATAGCCCGAAAGCTTTTTAGTTCGATGGGGAGTGCATTTGGTACGATGCTTAAAATGTTTATGTGTATGGCGAGTCATGGATTAGGCATGATGACAAGTATGTTCGGAGGTGGTGCGAGTGGTTTGGGAGGTTTATTAGGAGGTTTGATGCATATGTTCGGAGGTGGTACGGGAAGCGCTGAGGGAGGTGGTTTGGGAGGTTTGGAAGGTGGTTTGGGAGGTTTGGGAAATGGAATGACGATTggaatataa